CCCTGGCTGACCGCGTAGGTCTTGCCGATCAGGTTCTCCTCGGCGGTCGAGCCGAAGAAGCGGACGGTGACGGGGAGTTGGTGCCGTTGCGCGGCCTGCGCCACGGCCGCCGCGGCCGCTGCCGCCGCCGTACCGAGGGCGCAGTGGCCGCAGCCGTGCCCGGGGCCGTAGCCGGGCGCGAAGGGGTCGTGTACGTACTCGCGCGGGTCGTGGTGGCCGACGCCGCTGTGCTGGGAGAGGCCGGGCAGGGCGTCGTACTCGCCGCTGAAGCCGAGGACCGGGCCGCCGGTGCCGTGGGAGAAGGTCGCGGTGAACGCCGTGGGAAAGCCTGCCGTGCCGAACTCGACCTGGAATCCGGCCTGTTCGAGGAACGCGGCCACGGCGAGCGACGACTCCCACTCGCGCAGGCTGAGTTCGGCGTACTCCCAGATCTCGGCGTTGAGGCCGGTGATGCGGTCCGTGTGGTCGGCGATCCAGTCCAGCGCGGTCGTCTTGGCGGGGCTGTCCCGGGCGAGGCCCGTGGGTGGGACGTAGGTGGGCGCCGTGATGTGGGCGGAGGCCGCCATCACCGGGTCGGTGGCGGTCGTCGTCTCGTGTTCGTGCTGGTCGTGGGGTTCACACACGGGCGCCTCCGGGAGCGGCGAGGATCGGTGCATCAGCCATACGCATCATGCTCCCCACATGACAAAGGTGTCAGACGCGGGACATGATCCCCGGCATGGAGCCCTTGCCGCTGCCCCTGGAGGGCATCACCGTCGTCGCCGTCGAACAGGCCGTCGCCGCCCCCTTCGCCACCCGGCAGCTCGCCGATCTCGGCGCCCGGGTGATCAAGGTCGAGCGGATCGACGGGGGTGACTTCGCACGCGGTTACGACACCGCGGCGGGCGGTCTGGCCTCGCACTTCGTGTGGTGCAACCGGGGCAAGGAGTCCATCGCGCTGGATCTGAAGGACCCGCGCGGGGTCGACGTCGTCCGTCAACTCATCGCCGGCGCCGACGTGTTCGTGCAGAACCTCGCGCACGGAGCCGCCGCCCGGCTCGGACTCGACGCGGCCTCGCTGTGCGCCGCGCATCCGCGGCTGGTCGCCGTGGACATCTCCGGGTACGGGCCGAGCGGACCGTACGCCGACAAGCGGGCCTACGACATGCTCGTGCAGTGTGAGGCGGGGCTGGTGTCGGTGACCGGGACGCCGGAGCAGCCCGTGAAGGCGGGGATCCCGGCCGCCGACATCGCGGCGGCCATGTACGCCTTCTCCGGCGTGCTCGCGGCGCTCGTGCGCCGGGGTGTGAGCGGGCGCGGTGGGCCGGTGGAGGTGTCGATGCTGGACGCGCTCGCGGAGTGGATGGGGCATCCCCTGCACCACGCGATGCACGGGGGAACTCCCCCGGCGCGCACGGGACTTGCGCACGCCGTCATCGCGCCGTACGACGCCTATCGCACGGCGGACGGCGGGCGGGTGCTGCTGTCGGTGCAGAACGACCGGGAGTGGCGGCGGCTGGCCGAACAGGTCGTCCGGCGGCCGGAGTTGGGGACCGATCCCGACTTCGCCACGAACGCGGCGCGGGTGGTGAACAGGGAGCGCACCGACGCCCTCGTCGGCGAGGCGCTGGGTGGGCTCGGTGCCGACGAGGCCGTGGGGCTGCTGGAGCGCGCCGGCGTGGCCTGCGCGCGGCTCAGGGACGTACAACAGCTGGCGGAGCACCCGCAGTTGGCGGCCCGGGAGCGGTGGCGGGAGGTGGGTTCGCCGGTCGGGCCGCTGCGGGCGCTGCTGCCGCCCATCACCTTGCCGGGCGGAGGCGAGGCGCGGATGGGCGACGTGCCCGCGCTCGGGGAGCACACCGTGGCGCTGCTGCGTGCCGTGGGGATGGCGGACGTAGAGATCGCAGCACTGCGCCGGGACGGCGTGGTCGCCTGAGCGCGGGCCCCCGGGAACTCCCCGGGGACGCCGAGGAGTTGCTCAGCGCCCGCCGAACAGCGAGCGGCGCAGCCTGCGCAGTGGCGCGAAGAGCTTGACGCGGCTCACTCGGGTACCTGTGGCGCTGCGTTCCTGCGTGGTGTCACGCGAGGTCAGCTCACGCATCAGCGAGGTCGCCTCGGCCGTCTCGCGCTGCGGGACGACAGGGCCGCCCAGCACCGAGAGATGGCGGTCGAGGCGCGAACTGGTCGCGCTGCTCCCGCACGTGATCGCAGGGACCCTTGCCCTGCTGCGTACTATCTGTTCCATGTCACTCCCCACCCGCGTACGACTCCACCCGGCCCGGGCAGGGTAACCCTATCGCCCCAACCGAGCACTCGTGTATCGAGGTCTCGGGATTCACCTTCCCCGTAAGGGTGTTGACGACCCCTCCTTGATTACTCTCCGAATCCGACCGATTTCAGGGCGAGTTGGACAACTGGCTGAGTTGTGGGCTGCGCTGAGCCTCCGTCGGGCTCGACGGTCACTGCGAGTGATGTTGCGGTTTTGTCGAGTCCGGTGGCGACCAAGGGCGTGTCGTCCTTGAAGAGCCCGAGGGAGCGCGGTTGCACATCGGGGCGCATCAGCCACAGTTGATGCACTCGCCCGCTCGGCAGCGCGCCGTATCCGCTCAGGGTGACGACCGCGCGCCCCTCGGAGGCGGAGGCGATCACGCCGATGCTCCGGCCCGCGGTGTCCGCGCCGGTCGTCGCACGGGCGTCGGGAGCTGCGAGAACGTGTGCGATCTCACGCGACTGCGCCTGCGCGGCGTCCAGCTTGTCCTGTGTCTTGTTCGCCTGCACGGCGAAGAGCGAGGCCACGACGAGGGCGGCGGTGGCCGTCGCGGTGGCGAACGGCACGAAGAACGGGCGGCGTTGGGGCACGCGGGCGCGCGACGCCTGCGGCTGTGTGCCCCACACATGGGCCGGCAGCCGGGGTGTGTACTCCCGCGCCTGTGGTTCCCGCACATGTTCCCGAAGGGGTCCGGGCTCCTGCGGGGTCTGCCGTACGGCGGCCAGCACGCGGTCGCGCATGGCGAGCGGTGGCTGGGCCACCGTGGACCAGGCGAGGCGGACCGCATCCTCGGACATGGCCCGCACCTCCTCGGCGCAGCGGTCGCAGCCCCTGAGGTGTTTCTCGAACTGGCGGCGCTCACCGGGTTCCAGGGCGTCCAGGGCGTAGGGGGCCGCGAGCGAGTGGACGTCCCCCCGGCCGAACAGTCGGGCGAGAACGCTCATGCGACACCTCCCAGGCAGTCGCGCAGCCGGGTGAGTCCGTCACGCATGCGGGTCTTGACCGTGCCCAGCGGCAGCGAGAGCCGCTCGGCCACTTCACGGTACGTATAGCCGTCGTAATAGGCGAGGGTGACGGACTGCCGTTGCAGCGCCGTGAGGCGGTCCAGGCAGCGGCGCACCAACTGCCGTTCCAGGCCTGCCTCGACCTCCTCGGTCACCTGGTCGAAGGCGGGGTGGTGGGAGCGGCGGGCCTCGCGCTGCTCGCGTTCGCCGGCCGCGCGGGCGCTGCGCACCCGGTCGACGGCCCGGCGGTGGGCGAGGGTGAGCACCCAGGACAGGGCGCTGCCCCGGCCGGGGTCGAAGCGGGCGGCGGACCGCCACATCTCCAACAGCACCTCCTGGGACACCTCCTCGGACTGCGCCGGGTCGCGCACCACCCGGCGCACCAGTCCGAACACCGGCCCGGACACCAGTCCGTACAGCTCCTCGAAGGCCCGTTGATCACCTGCCGCGACCTGCACCAGGAGCTCGTCGGCCTCCACCCGTCCCCCACTCTTCGACCGCACGCGGCCCATCCCCTCATCACATCCCGTCACACGAGGCGTTCGTAGCGAACACCTCTACGGATGGGTTACGGATCAGAGCGCCCAAAACGCGGGTCAAGGGACGGATTGGAAGGCGCCAAAAAAACTTTTCAGGTTTGACCAATCCGCCCCGGCACCTGCTCCGAATCCTCGTGCGTCAGGCAAGTTGGCACTGAGGACGGACGGCATGACACCTATCTCCAGGAGCGGTGCGGGGCGCAGGAACATCGCGGCCCTCATATGCGGCGCGCTGGCCGCTGGCGGGCTCGCGGCCGCCGGTGTGGCCGCGCTGGAACCGGGAGTGGCCGCGGCCTCCTCCCACCGGGAGGCTCCCCTGATCTCGGGGACCCCGCAGTACGACAACACGGACCTGTACGCGTTCGTCAGCCCGGACAAGCCGGACACCACGACGATCGTGGCGAACTGGATCCCGTTCGAGGAGCCCGCCGGCGGCCCGAACTTCTACCAGTTCGCGGACGACGCCCAGTACGACCTGCACATCGACAACAACGGTGACGCGCTGGACGACTTCATCTTCCGCTACACCTTCAGCACGCAGATCAAGAACAAGAAGACGTTCCTCTACAACACGGGTCCGGTCACCAGCCTCACCGACCCCGACCTCAACATCACGCAGTCGTACGACGTCGAGCTCATCAAGCTGAAGAAGGGCAAGGCGGTCTACAAGACGAAGATCGCCGACGACATCCCGGCGGCGCCCTCGGACGTCGGCGACGCGTCGATGCCGGACTACGCCAAGCTGCGTTCGCAGGCGATCTACAAGACGACCAACGGCGGCGCGACCTTCGCGGGCCAGGCCGACGACCCGTTCTTCGCGGACCTGCGCGTCTTCGACCTGCTCTACGGCGGCAACCTGAGCGAGGTCGGCAACGACACCCTCAAGGGCTACAACGTCAACACGATCGCCCTCCAGGTGCCGAACGACCTGATCCGGCAGTCCAAGTCCCGCCCGACCGTGGGTATTTACTCCACGACCCAGCGCAAGAACGCGCAGGGGTACTACACGCAGGTCTCGCGGCTGGGCAACCCGTTGGTCAACGAGGTCGTCAACCCGCAGAAGGACAAGGACAAGTTCAACGCGTCCGAGCCCAAGGACGACGCGCAGTTCCTGAAGAACGTGACCGAGCCCGAGATCCCGAAGCTCATCGAGTCGATCTACAAGATCAAGGCGCCGAGCGAGCCGCGCAACGACCTCGTCAGCGTGTTCCTCACGGGCGTCAAGGGCCTCAACACCGAGCAGCCGTACGCGAAGCCCTCGGAGATGCTGCGCCTGAACACTTCGATCAAGCCGGCCGCGCACCCCAAGCGCCTCGGTGTCCTCGACGGCGACAACGCGGGCTTCCCGAACGGCCGTCGGCTCACCGACGACGTGATCGACTCCGCGCTCCAGGTCATGGAGGGTGAACTCGTCGGTTCCAAGAACGACTTGGGCGACGCGGTCGACAAGAACGACAAGGGCTTCGAGAAGTACTTCCCGTACGTCGCCGAGCCCACCTCGGGTTCCCGCGGCCCGCTCGCCAAGGGCACGACCAGCGGCAGCGACGTCAAGAACCAGCTGGGCGACGCGTTGCAGCCGGCGGGATCCTCCTCCGACAGCAACAACATGATGCTGATGGTCGCCTCGGCGGCCTCCGGTGTCGCCGGTGTCCTGCTGATCGGCGCGGCCGTCGCGTGGTGGCGCCGCCGGATGACCCACCGCCCGTACTAAACCCCCCGACTGGCGCGGCCCGCACTTCACCTTCCCCCACGGTGCGGGCCGCGCCACCCCCACGCACCAACACCCCCCGGCAGCACGGCAGTTGAACCACCCCAGGCGATGGAGGAACGGCATGGCCCCGCGCGAGAACGACGACAAGCCGACGGAGGACGAGCAGCCGGCGGCGACCCAGCGGGAGTGGGAGCGGCTGTGGGAACAGGGCGACGACTCGGGGGGCGAGGACGGGGGCAGCACGAAGGAGGACGCCGGGCCGGAGGGTGAGCGGGACGCGGACACGGACACCGCCGCGGACTCCACCGAGCCGACCCCCACGGTCGACGACGCGGACCAGGCATCAACTCCCGCGCAAGACAGCGCAGATGAGCCGGGCCACTCTCACAGTCACGGCCCCGACCACGACCACGACCATGACCATCATCACGATCACGATCACGATCACGCCGATGGATCCACCGCCCCCCACAGCCACACACACCCCCACCCCCGCGTAGACGACGACCGCGTCGCCGCCGTCCGCCGAGTAGCCGCCGCGGGCCGCCGCTGGAGGAATGTCCAACTCGCCGGGTGTGCCGCCCTGCTGGCCGTCGCGATGACCGCCGGGGCGATCGCCATCGGCGCGGCGAAGGACAGCGGGGCCACCGCTGTCGCCGCCTCCAGTGCCGTGTCGCCGGAGCTGCTCGCCAGCGGGAGTCTGGACGCGAGTATCGCCTCGTTGCAGGCTCATCTGCGCACGCAGCCCAAGGACTTCGACGGGTGGGCGACGCTCGGGCTCGCGTATGTGGAGCAGGCGCGGACGAAGGGTGACCCGTCCCGGTACCCGCAGGCGCAGGCCGCGTTGCAGCGGTCGTTGAAGATCTCGCCCAACAACGAGAACGCCCTGGAGGGCCGCGCCGCCCTCGCCGCCGCCCGACACGAGTTCGCGCAGGCGCTGACCTACGCGGACCAGGTGCTGAAGGAGAACCCGTACAGCGAACGCGCCCTGTGCTCGCGGATCGACGCCCTCGTCGAACTCGGCCGCTACGCCGACGCGGAGAAGGCCGCCGACCTCGCGGACGCCCGCAAGCCCGGCGTCCCGGTCTTCACCCGCTACGCGTACGTGCACGAGCTGCGCGGTGACGTCACCACGGCCCGCAAGGTCCTGGAACAGGCGCTCGCGGCCGCCACCTCCCCCGGCGACATCTCGTACGTGGCCGGCACGCTCGGCCAACTCGCCTGGAACCAGGGCGACTACAAGACCGCCCTGACCGACTACGGCCGCGCGCTCGCCGCCGACGAGAACTACCTCCCCGCCCTGGAGGGCCGCGCCCGCGCCCAGGCCGCCCTGGGCGACCGCGCCGAGGCCATCAAGGGCATGGAGCTGGTCGTCTCCCGCTACCCGCTGCCCCAACCCCTCGTGGAACTGGGCGAGTTGTACGAGAGCCGGGGCGCCGCGGGCGACAAGGCCAAGGCCGAGGACCAGTACGCCCTCGTCGACGCCTGGATCGCGCTGGCCCGCGCCAACGGCGTCAACGCCGACCTCGACACCGCGCTCGCCGCCGCCGACCACGGCAACGTCAAGTCCGCCCTGAAGGCCGCCCGCGCCGAATGGGCCCGCCGCCACACCGTGCACACCGCGGACGCCCTCGCCTGGGCCCTGCACGTCAACGGCCTCGACAAGGAGGCCCTCCCCTACGCCCGCCGGGCCACGGCCACGAACTACCACAACGCCTCGTTCATCTACCACCTCGGCATGATCGAACTCGCCACCGGCCACAAGGCCGACGGCCGCGCCCACCTGGCCAAGGCCCTGAAGCTGAACCCGGGCTTCTCGCCGCTGGGCGCGAGCAAGGCCCGTAAGGCGTTGGAGGCGACCAAGTGACACCGGTCCGCCGCCTGTTGGCCTCCGCGGCGGCCGTCCTCACGGCCGCCGGCGCGCTCCTGCTGGTCCCCACGGCCACCGCGAGCGCGCACCCCCTCGGCAACTTCACCGTCAACCGCTACGACGGTCTCGTCGTCGCCCCCGGCAAGCTTCGCGTCACCCACATCGAGGACCTCGCCGAGATCCCGGCCACCCAGGTCAAGCCGGAGATCAAGCAGTTGGGCATGACCGAGTGGGCCCGGCAGCGCTGCGACAAGGCCGCAGCGGGCAGCAAGGTCACCGTCGACGGCCGTACGGTCGCGCTCACACCCGGTTCCAGTACCGCGCGGCTGCGGCCGGGACAGGCCGGGCTCAACACCCTGCGCGTGGAGTGCGGTTCGACCGCGGCGCTGCCCAAGGGCAGGACGGTCACCCTCGGTTTCCACAGCGCGGGGCTGACCACCGGCCCCGGCTGGCGGGAGATCACCGCGCGCGCCGACCGGATGACGCTCACGAAGTCGGACGTGGCGACGAAGTCGAACTCGCACGAACTCACCAGCTACCCCAAGGACCTGCTCTCCTCCCCCGACGACACCACGAGCGTGTCCCTGCACGCGCGCCCCGGCGGCCCGGCGCTCACCGACGCCGACCAGTCCACGTCGGAACCGCCCGCCGCCTCCGTGCTGCCGCGCGGTGCCGACCGCTGGACGGAGGCTCTGAACAACCTGGTGGCCCGCCACCACCTCACCGTCGGATTCGCCGCGCTCGCCCTGCTCATCGCGATCGCCCTGGGCGCGATGCACGCGCTCGCGCCCGGCCACGGCAAGACCCTGATGGCGGCCACGGCTGCCGCGCGGGGCGGCCGCGCCCGCCTCAAGGACGTCCTCCCGCTCGCCGCCTCAGTCACCGTCACCCACACCCTCGGCGTGGTCGCCCTGGGCCTGTTGGTCACGGCCGGTTCGGCCGCGACCCCCTCGGTGATCGCCTGGCTGGGCATCGCGAGCGGCGTCCTGGTCCTCTTCGCCGGCGCCAACCTCGTACGCCGCGCCTGGCGCAACCGCCCACGCCCCCAGGCCACTTCACACCCCCACCCGCATCCCCATCCCCACGACCACGGGCACGAGACCGCCAAGGCCCCGAGCGCGCCCTGGTCCTCGTCTCCGCGCACGCCGAGGCCGGGTCCACCCACAGCGAGGCACACCCGCAGCCACACCCGCACAGCCACGACGACGACCACGCCCACAGTCACGATCACGACCACGGCCATGACCACCCCCACGACCATGGCCACACGCACGACCACGACCACGCCGTAGAACACACGCACGGCGGCTTCACCCACACGCACGAGACCGCCCCGACCGTCCGCGGCACGATCCTGCTCGGCTTCGCCGGCGGGCTCGTGCCGAGTCCGTCCGCCGTGGTCGTTCTCG
The nucleotide sequence above comes from Streptomyces sp. N50. Encoded proteins:
- a CDS encoding sigma-70 family RNA polymerase sigma factor, with protein sequence MEADELLVQVAAGDQRAFEELYGLVSGPVFGLVRRVVRDPAQSEEVSQEVLLEMWRSAARFDPGRGSALSWVLTLAHRRAVDRVRSARAAGEREQREARRSHHPAFDQVTEEVEAGLERQLVRRCLDRLTALQRQSVTLAYYDGYTYREVAERLSLPLGTVKTRMRDGLTRLRDCLGGVA
- a CDS encoding tetratricopeptide repeat protein, giving the protein MAPRENDDKPTEDEQPAATQREWERLWEQGDDSGGEDGGSTKEDAGPEGERDADTDTAADSTEPTPTVDDADQASTPAQDSADEPGHSHSHGPDHDHDHDHHHDHDHDHADGSTAPHSHTHPHPRVDDDRVAAVRRVAAAGRRWRNVQLAGCAALLAVAMTAGAIAIGAAKDSGATAVAASSAVSPELLASGSLDASIASLQAHLRTQPKDFDGWATLGLAYVEQARTKGDPSRYPQAQAALQRSLKISPNNENALEGRAALAAARHEFAQALTYADQVLKENPYSERALCSRIDALVELGRYADAEKAADLADARKPGVPVFTRYAYVHELRGDVTTARKVLEQALAAATSPGDISYVAGTLGQLAWNQGDYKTALTDYGRALAADENYLPALEGRARAQAALGDRAEAIKGMELVVSRYPLPQPLVELGELYESRGAAGDKAKAEDQYALVDAWIALARANGVNADLDTALAAADHGNVKSALKAARAEWARRHTVHTADALAWALHVNGLDKEALPYARRATATNYHNASFIYHLGMIELATGHKADGRAHLAKALKLNPGFSPLGASKARKALEATK
- a CDS encoding DUF4331 domain-containing protein: MTPISRSGAGRRNIAALICGALAAGGLAAAGVAALEPGVAAASSHREAPLISGTPQYDNTDLYAFVSPDKPDTTTIVANWIPFEEPAGGPNFYQFADDAQYDLHIDNNGDALDDFIFRYTFSTQIKNKKTFLYNTGPVTSLTDPDLNITQSYDVELIKLKKGKAVYKTKIADDIPAAPSDVGDASMPDYAKLRSQAIYKTTNGGATFAGQADDPFFADLRVFDLLYGGNLSEVGNDTLKGYNVNTIALQVPNDLIRQSKSRPTVGIYSTTQRKNAQGYYTQVSRLGNPLVNEVVNPQKDKDKFNASEPKDDAQFLKNVTEPEIPKLIESIYKIKAPSEPRNDLVSVFLTGVKGLNTEQPYAKPSEMLRLNTSIKPAAHPKRLGVLDGDNAGFPNGRRLTDDVIDSALQVMEGELVGSKNDLGDAVDKNDKGFEKYFPYVAEPTSGSRGPLAKGTTSGSDVKNQLGDALQPAGSSSDSNNMMLMVASAASGVAGVLLIGAAVAWWRRRMTHRPY
- a CDS encoding CaiB/BaiF CoA-transferase family protein → MIPGMEPLPLPLEGITVVAVEQAVAAPFATRQLADLGARVIKVERIDGGDFARGYDTAAGGLASHFVWCNRGKESIALDLKDPRGVDVVRQLIAGADVFVQNLAHGAAARLGLDAASLCAAHPRLVAVDISGYGPSGPYADKRAYDMLVQCEAGLVSVTGTPEQPVKAGIPAADIAAAMYAFSGVLAALVRRGVSGRGGPVEVSMLDALAEWMGHPLHHAMHGGTPPARTGLAHAVIAPYDAYRTADGGRVLLSVQNDREWRRLAEQVVRRPELGTDPDFATNAARVVNRERTDALVGEALGGLGADEAVGLLERAGVACARLRDVQQLAEHPQLAARERWREVGSPVGPLRALLPPITLPGGGEARMGDVPALGEHTVALLRAVGMADVEIAALRRDGVVA
- a CDS encoding anti-sigma factor; this translates as MSVLARLFGRGDVHSLAAPYALDALEPGERRQFEKHLRGCDRCAEEVRAMSEDAVRLAWSTVAQPPLAMRDRVLAAVRQTPQEPGPLREHVREPQAREYTPRLPAHVWGTQPQASRARVPQRRPFFVPFATATATAALVVASLFAVQANKTQDKLDAAQAQSREIAHVLAAPDARATTGADTAGRSIGVIASASEGRAVVTLSGYGALPSGRVHQLWLMRPDVQPRSLGLFKDDTPLVATGLDKTATSLAVTVEPDGGSAQPTTQPVVQLALKSVGFGE